The following are from one region of the Mustela lutreola isolate mMusLut2 chromosome 9, mMusLut2.pri, whole genome shotgun sequence genome:
- the PCED1A gene encoding PC-esterase domain-containing protein 1A isoform X2, with translation MVFCLENEEPRLPLRSAMVHFQASEVQQLLHNKFVVILGDSIQRAVYKDLVLLLQRDSLLTAAQLKAKGELSFEQDQLVAGGQLGELHNGTQYREVRQFCSGSGHHLVRFYFLTRVYSEYLEGVLEELTYGPAPDLVIINSCLWDLSRYGRCSMESYRENLERVFVRMDQVLPDSCLLVWNMAMPLGERVTGGFLLPELQPLAGSLRRDVVEGNFYSATLAGDHCFDVLDLHFHFRHAVQHRHRDGVHWDQHAHRHLSHLLLTHVADAWGVELPKRDYPSGQPFPPHEFFNYNSTEDFSMSSHLGCGPGVNFVPGPLPPPVPGPVPHGQHRGPVVHRGMPRCAPSSPYHVPRMGGPCRQRLRHSDRLIHTNKLDRQPPAHSGTWPG, from the exons ATGGTCTTCTGTCTGGAGAACGAGGAGCCGCGCCTCCCCCTGCGAAGCGCCATGGTCCACTTCCAGGCCTCGGAAGTCCAGCAGCTGCTACACAACAAGTTCGTGGTCATCTTGGGGGACTCAA TCCAGCGGGCTGTGTACAAAGACCTGGTGCTCTTGCTCCAGAGGGACTCACTGCTCACAGCTGCCCAGCTGAAAGCCAAG ggggagctGAGCTTTGAACAGGACCAGCTGGTGGCTGGGGGTCAACTGGGCGAGCTACACAACGGAACACAGTACCGGGAGGTTCGCCAGTTCTGCTCGGGTTCTGGCCACCACCTTGTGCGCTTCTACTTCCTCACCCGCGTTTACTCCGAGTACCTCGAGGGCGTCCTGGAGGAACTGACCTATGGGCCTGCCCCGGACCTGGTGATCATCAACTCCTGCCTCTGGGATCTCTCCAG GTATGGCCGCTGCTCGATGGAGAGCTACCGGGAGAACCTGGAGCGGGTGTTTGTGCGCATGGACCAGGTGTTGCCAGACTCGTGCCTGCTGGTGTGGAACATGGCCATGCCCTTGGGGGAGCGTGTCACTGGGGGTTTCCTTCTGCCAGAG CTCCAGCCCCTGGCGGGGTCTCTGCGGAGGGATGTGGTTGAAGGGAACTTCTACAGCGCAACACTGGCAGGGGACCACTGCTTTGATGTCCTCGACCTCCACTTCCATTTTCGGCATGCGGTACAGCACCGTCACCGGGACGGTGTCCACTGGGACCAACACGCTCACCGCCACCTCTCACACTTGCTTCTGACCCACGTGGCCGACGCCTGGGGTGTGGAGCTGCCCAAGCGTGACTATCCCTCTG GCCAGCCCTTCCCACCCCACGAATTCTTCAATTATAATTCAACAGAAGACTTCTCGATGTCATCCCACTTAG GATGTGGCCCTGGAGTGAACTTTGTGCCTGGCCCCCTGCCACCTCCAGTCCCTGGCCCTGTCCCCCATGGTCAGCACCGGGGCCCAGTGGTCCACCGGGGGATGCCACGCTGTGCTCCCAGCAGCCCCTATCACGTGCCGAGGATGGGGGGGCCCTGCAGGCAGCGGCTCAGACACTCAGACAGACTGATCCACACAAATAAACTGGACAGACAGCCTCCTGCCCATTCGGGGACATGGCCTGGGTAG
- the PCED1A gene encoding PC-esterase domain-containing protein 1A isoform X1 encodes MVFCLENEEPRLPLRSAMVHFQASEVQQLLHNKFVVILGDSIQRAVYKDLVLLLQRDSLLTAAQLKAKGELSFEQDQLVAGGQLGELHNGTQYREVRQFCSGSGHHLVRFYFLTRVYSEYLEGVLEELTYGPAPDLVIINSCLWDLSRYGRCSMESYRENLERVFVRMDQVLPDSCLLVWNMAMPLGERVTGGFLLPELQPLAGSLRRDVVEGNFYSATLAGDHCFDVLDLHFHFRHAVQHRHRDGVHWDQHAHRHLSHLLLTHVADAWGVELPKRDYPSDPWTEDWPEPDHLFQGSHGQPPDFGEQLALPPPQPSPLPPPMPFPYSIPQPSPPPLFPPLPQDTPFFPGQPFPPHEFFNYNSTEDFSMSSHLGCGPGVNFVPGPLPPPVPGPVPHGQHRGPVVHRGMPRCAPSSPYHVPRMGGPCRQRLRHSDRLIHTNKLDRQPPAHSGTWPG; translated from the exons ATGGTCTTCTGTCTGGAGAACGAGGAGCCGCGCCTCCCCCTGCGAAGCGCCATGGTCCACTTCCAGGCCTCGGAAGTCCAGCAGCTGCTACACAACAAGTTCGTGGTCATCTTGGGGGACTCAA TCCAGCGGGCTGTGTACAAAGACCTGGTGCTCTTGCTCCAGAGGGACTCACTGCTCACAGCTGCCCAGCTGAAAGCCAAG ggggagctGAGCTTTGAACAGGACCAGCTGGTGGCTGGGGGTCAACTGGGCGAGCTACACAACGGAACACAGTACCGGGAGGTTCGCCAGTTCTGCTCGGGTTCTGGCCACCACCTTGTGCGCTTCTACTTCCTCACCCGCGTTTACTCCGAGTACCTCGAGGGCGTCCTGGAGGAACTGACCTATGGGCCTGCCCCGGACCTGGTGATCATCAACTCCTGCCTCTGGGATCTCTCCAG GTATGGCCGCTGCTCGATGGAGAGCTACCGGGAGAACCTGGAGCGGGTGTTTGTGCGCATGGACCAGGTGTTGCCAGACTCGTGCCTGCTGGTGTGGAACATGGCCATGCCCTTGGGGGAGCGTGTCACTGGGGGTTTCCTTCTGCCAGAG CTCCAGCCCCTGGCGGGGTCTCTGCGGAGGGATGTGGTTGAAGGGAACTTCTACAGCGCAACACTGGCAGGGGACCACTGCTTTGATGTCCTCGACCTCCACTTCCATTTTCGGCATGCGGTACAGCACCGTCACCGGGACGGTGTCCACTGGGACCAACACGCTCACCGCCACCTCTCACACTTGCTTCTGACCCACGTGGCCGACGCCTGGGGTGTGGAGCTGCCCAAGCGTGACTATCCCTCTG ACCCGTGGACTGAGGACTGGCCAGAGCCGGATCATCTGTTCCAGGGGAGCCATGGGCAGCCCCCAGACTTCGGGGAGCAACTGGccttgcccccaccccaaccctctcccctgccccctcccatgcCTTTCCCCTACTCCATTCCTCAGCCCTCGCCACCTCCCTTGtttccacccctgccccaggacaCCCCTTTTTTCCCAGGCCAGCCCTTCCCACCCCACGAATTCTTCAATTATAATTCAACAGAAGACTTCTCGATGTCATCCCACTTAG GATGTGGCCCTGGAGTGAACTTTGTGCCTGGCCCCCTGCCACCTCCAGTCCCTGGCCCTGTCCCCCATGGTCAGCACCGGGGCCCAGTGGTCCACCGGGGGATGCCACGCTGTGCTCCCAGCAGCCCCTATCACGTGCCGAGGATGGGGGGGCCCTGCAGGCAGCGGCTCAGACACTCAGACAGACTGATCCACACAAATAAACTGGACAGACAGCCTCCTGCCCATTCGGGGACATGGCCTGGGTAG